One region of Bactrocera neohumeralis isolate Rockhampton chromosome 5, APGP_CSIRO_Bneo_wtdbg2-racon-allhic-juicebox.fasta_v2, whole genome shotgun sequence genomic DNA includes:
- the LOC126757950 gene encoding cytoplasmic dynein 1 intermediate chain isoform X4 yields the protein MDRKAELERKKAKLAALREEKDRRRREKEMKDMEEAAGRIGGGVGIDKDQRKDLDEMLSSLGVAPVSEVLSSLSSVNSLTSDNSNTQTPDASLQANMNGVGGGKKQPLNLSVYNVQATNIPPKETLVYSKQTQTTSTGGHERDGYMEDWWRPRKAHATDYYDEYNLNPGLEWEDEFTDDEESSLPHLEHGFTSKLPPGYLTHGLPTVKDVAPAITPLEQKKEQEEKKEIKELSEEQKQMIILTDEFQHFMLRAGRIVERALSESVDIYTDYIGAGDNEDTNDEKTHARLSLNRVFYDERWSKNRCITCMDWSTHFPELVAASYHNNEESPNEPDGVVMVWNTKYKKHTPEDIFHCQSAVMSTCFAKFNPNLILGGTYSGQIVLWDNRVQKRTPMQRTPLSAAAHTHPVYCLQVVGTQNAHNVISISSDGKLCSWSLDMLSHPQDTLELQQQRPSKSIAVTCMAFPANEINNLVMGSEDGYVYSACRHGSRTGVNEVFEKHLGPVTGISTHYNQSSPDFGHLFLTSSIDWTIKLWSMKDTKPLYSFEDNSDYVMDVAWSPIHPALFAAVDGSGRLDLWNLNQDTEVPTASVMVGGAPALNRVSWTPSGLHVTIGDDTGKLYVYDVTDHLAQPSRDEWSRFNATLNELKMNQSDDV from the exons ATGGATCGCAAAGCTGAGCTGGAACGTAAAAAGGCCAAATTGGCCGCCCTCCGTGAGGAGAAGGACCGTCGTAGGCGTGAAAAAGAAATGAAGGATATGGAAGAAGCGGCTGGGCGCATAGGTGGTGGTGTCGGCATTGACAAGGATCAACGAAA agattTGGATGAAATGCTATCCTCACTGGGAGTTGCGCCCGTATCGGAGGTATTGTCATCTTTGTCATCCGTTAACTCTCTAACATCGGACAACTCCAACACTCAAACGCCGGACGCAAGTCTACAAGCAAATATGAATGGTGTTGG CGGTGGCAAAAAGCAGCCTTTGAATTTGAGTGTTTACAACGTGCAGGCCACCAACATTCCACCTAAAGAAACATTGGTTTACTCAAAGCAAACCCAAACCACTAGCACCGGTGGACACGAACGTGATG GATACATGGAGGATTGGTGGAGACCACGCAAAG CTCATGCTACGGATTATTACG ACGAATACAATCTAAATCCGGGTTTAGAGTGGGAGGATGAATTCACAG ATGACGAAGAGAGTTCTCTGCCACATCTGGAGCATGGTTTCACTTCGAAGTTGCCACCCGGCTACTTGACGCACGGTCTGCCAACTGTGAAGGATGTAGCACCGGCCATAACACCGCTGGAGCAGAAGAAGGAACAGGAGGAGAAAAAGGAGA TTAAGGAACTTTCGGAGGAGCAGAAGCAGATGATCATACTTACCGATGAGTTTCAACATTTCATGCTACGCGCCGGACGCATCGTTGAGCGCGCACTCTCCGAGAGTGTTGACATTTACACGGATTACATTGGCGCCGGCGACAATGAAGATACGAACGATGAGAAAACACACGCACGATTGTCGCTGAATCGGGTCTTCTACGATGAACGTTGGTCGAAGAATCGTTGCATCACCTGCATGGATTGGTCAACACATTTCCCTGAATTGGTAGCCGCCTCGTATCACAATAACGAGGAGAGCCCCAACGAACCGGACGGTGTTGTTATGGTTTGGAATACGAAGTACAAGAAGCATACACCTGAAGATATTTTCCACTGTCAAAGCGCTGTGATGTCAACATGTTTTGCTAAGTTTAATCCTAATTTAATATTGGGCGGCACTTACTCGGGTCAGATTGTGCTTTGGGATAATCGTGTGCAAAAACGCACACCAATGCAACGAACGCCATTAAGCGCCGCTGCACATACACATCCAGTCTATTGTCTGCAAGTGGTTGGCACACAAAATGCTCACAATGTCATCTCTATCTCTTCGGATGGCAAGCTGTGCTCTTGGAGTTTGGATATGTTATCGCATCCACAGGACACTTTGGAGTTGCAACAGCAACGTCCATCGAAATCGATTGCAGTCACATGTATGGCATTCCCGGCGAATGAGATTAACAATTTGGTGATGGGCAGTGAGGATGGTTATGTGTACTCAG CTTGTCGCCATGGTTCGCGCACTGGCGTAAATGAAGTCTTCGAAAAACACTTGGGACCGGTAACAGGAATCTCCACGCACTACAACCAATCGTCGCCTGATTTTGGACATCTCTTCCTAACTTCCTCCATCGATTGGACTATTAAACTCTGGTCTATGAAG GACACTAAACCCTTATACTCATTTGAGGATAATTCAGACTATGTCATGGATGTCGCATGGTCGCCCATTCATCCGGCACTGTTTGCTGCTGTCGATGGTAGCGGTCGTCTTGATTTATGGAATCTAAATCAAGATACTGAAGTACCCACAGCATCTGTTATGGTTGGTGGTGCGCCAGCGCTTAATCGTGTATCGTGGACACCGTCTGGGCTGCATGTGACCATCGGCGATGATACAGGCAAACTGTACGTTTACGATGTCACTGATCATTTGGCGCAGCCGTCACGTGATGAATGGTCGCGTTTCAATGCGACACTCAATGAGCTCAAAATGAATCAAAGCGATGATgtttaa
- the LOC126757950 gene encoding cytoplasmic dynein 1 intermediate chain isoform X8 — protein sequence MDRKAELERKKAKLAALREEKDRRRREKEMKDMEEAAGRIGGGVGIDKDQRKDLDEMLSSLGVAPVSEVLSSLSSVNSLTSDNSNTQTPDASLQANMNGVGGGKKQPLNLSVYNVQATNIPPKETLVYSKQTQTTSTGGHERDDEYNLNPGLEWEDEFTDDEESSLPHLEHGFTSKLPPGYLTHGLPTVKDVAPAITPLEQKKEQEEKKEIKELSEEQKQMIILTDEFQHFMLRAGRIVERALSESVDIYTDYIGAGDNEDTNDEKTHARLSLNRVFYDERWSKNRCITCMDWSTHFPELVAASYHNNEESPNEPDGVVMVWNTKYKKHTPEDIFHCQSAVMSTCFAKFNPNLILGGTYSGQIVLWDNRVQKRTPMQRTPLSAAAHTHPVYCLQVVGTQNAHNVISISSDGKLCSWSLDMLSHPQDTLELQQQRPSKSIAVTCMAFPANEINNLVMGSEDGYVYSACRHGSRTGVNEVFEKHLGPVTGISTHYNQSSPDFGHLFLTSSIDWTIKLWSMKDTKPLYSFEDNSDYVMDVAWSPIHPALFAAVDGSGRLDLWNLNQDTEVPTASVMVGGAPALNRVSWTPSGLHVTIGDDTGKLYVYDVTDHLAQPSRDEWSRFNATLNELKMNQSDDV from the exons ATGGATCGCAAAGCTGAGCTGGAACGTAAAAAGGCCAAATTGGCCGCCCTCCGTGAGGAGAAGGACCGTCGTAGGCGTGAAAAAGAAATGAAGGATATGGAAGAAGCGGCTGGGCGCATAGGTGGTGGTGTCGGCATTGACAAGGATCAACGAAA agattTGGATGAAATGCTATCCTCACTGGGAGTTGCGCCCGTATCGGAGGTATTGTCATCTTTGTCATCCGTTAACTCTCTAACATCGGACAACTCCAACACTCAAACGCCGGACGCAAGTCTACAAGCAAATATGAATGGTGTTGG CGGTGGCAAAAAGCAGCCTTTGAATTTGAGTGTTTACAACGTGCAGGCCACCAACATTCCACCTAAAGAAACATTGGTTTACTCAAAGCAAACCCAAACCACTAGCACCGGTGGACACGAACGTGATG ACGAATACAATCTAAATCCGGGTTTAGAGTGGGAGGATGAATTCACAG ATGACGAAGAGAGTTCTCTGCCACATCTGGAGCATGGTTTCACTTCGAAGTTGCCACCCGGCTACTTGACGCACGGTCTGCCAACTGTGAAGGATGTAGCACCGGCCATAACACCGCTGGAGCAGAAGAAGGAACAGGAGGAGAAAAAGGAGA TTAAGGAACTTTCGGAGGAGCAGAAGCAGATGATCATACTTACCGATGAGTTTCAACATTTCATGCTACGCGCCGGACGCATCGTTGAGCGCGCACTCTCCGAGAGTGTTGACATTTACACGGATTACATTGGCGCCGGCGACAATGAAGATACGAACGATGAGAAAACACACGCACGATTGTCGCTGAATCGGGTCTTCTACGATGAACGTTGGTCGAAGAATCGTTGCATCACCTGCATGGATTGGTCAACACATTTCCCTGAATTGGTAGCCGCCTCGTATCACAATAACGAGGAGAGCCCCAACGAACCGGACGGTGTTGTTATGGTTTGGAATACGAAGTACAAGAAGCATACACCTGAAGATATTTTCCACTGTCAAAGCGCTGTGATGTCAACATGTTTTGCTAAGTTTAATCCTAATTTAATATTGGGCGGCACTTACTCGGGTCAGATTGTGCTTTGGGATAATCGTGTGCAAAAACGCACACCAATGCAACGAACGCCATTAAGCGCCGCTGCACATACACATCCAGTCTATTGTCTGCAAGTGGTTGGCACACAAAATGCTCACAATGTCATCTCTATCTCTTCGGATGGCAAGCTGTGCTCTTGGAGTTTGGATATGTTATCGCATCCACAGGACACTTTGGAGTTGCAACAGCAACGTCCATCGAAATCGATTGCAGTCACATGTATGGCATTCCCGGCGAATGAGATTAACAATTTGGTGATGGGCAGTGAGGATGGTTATGTGTACTCAG CTTGTCGCCATGGTTCGCGCACTGGCGTAAATGAAGTCTTCGAAAAACACTTGGGACCGGTAACAGGAATCTCCACGCACTACAACCAATCGTCGCCTGATTTTGGACATCTCTTCCTAACTTCCTCCATCGATTGGACTATTAAACTCTGGTCTATGAAG GACACTAAACCCTTATACTCATTTGAGGATAATTCAGACTATGTCATGGATGTCGCATGGTCGCCCATTCATCCGGCACTGTTTGCTGCTGTCGATGGTAGCGGTCGTCTTGATTTATGGAATCTAAATCAAGATACTGAAGTACCCACAGCATCTGTTATGGTTGGTGGTGCGCCAGCGCTTAATCGTGTATCGTGGACACCGTCTGGGCTGCATGTGACCATCGGCGATGATACAGGCAAACTGTACGTTTACGATGTCACTGATCATTTGGCGCAGCCGTCACGTGATGAATGGTCGCGTTTCAATGCGACACTCAATGAGCTCAAAATGAATCAAAGCGATGATgtttaa
- the LOC126757950 gene encoding cytoplasmic dynein 1 intermediate chain isoform X6, which produces MDRKAELERKKAKLAALREEKDRRRREKEMKDMEEAAGRIGGGVGIDKDQRKDLDEMLSSLGVAPVSEVLSSLSSVNSLTSDNSNTQTPDASLQANMNGVGGGKKQPLNLSVYNVQATNIPPKETLVYSKQTQTTSTGGHERDAHATDYYDEYNLNPGLEWEDEFTDDEESSLPHLEHGFTSKLPPGYLTHGLPTVKDVAPAITPLEQKKEQEEKKEIKELSEEQKQMIILTDEFQHFMLRAGRIVERALSESVDIYTDYIGAGDNEDTNDEKTHARLSLNRVFYDERWSKNRCITCMDWSTHFPELVAASYHNNEESPNEPDGVVMVWNTKYKKHTPEDIFHCQSAVMSTCFAKFNPNLILGGTYSGQIVLWDNRVQKRTPMQRTPLSAAAHTHPVYCLQVVGTQNAHNVISISSDGKLCSWSLDMLSHPQDTLELQQQRPSKSIAVTCMAFPANEINNLVMGSEDGYVYSACRHGSRTGVNEVFEKHLGPVTGISTHYNQSSPDFGHLFLTSSIDWTIKLWSMKDTKPLYSFEDNSDYVMDVAWSPIHPALFAAVDGSGRLDLWNLNQDTEVPTASVMVGGAPALNRVSWTPSGLHVTIGDDTGKLYVYDVTDHLAQPSRDEWSRFNATLNELKMNQSDDV; this is translated from the exons ATGGATCGCAAAGCTGAGCTGGAACGTAAAAAGGCCAAATTGGCCGCCCTCCGTGAGGAGAAGGACCGTCGTAGGCGTGAAAAAGAAATGAAGGATATGGAAGAAGCGGCTGGGCGCATAGGTGGTGGTGTCGGCATTGACAAGGATCAACGAAA agattTGGATGAAATGCTATCCTCACTGGGAGTTGCGCCCGTATCGGAGGTATTGTCATCTTTGTCATCCGTTAACTCTCTAACATCGGACAACTCCAACACTCAAACGCCGGACGCAAGTCTACAAGCAAATATGAATGGTGTTGG CGGTGGCAAAAAGCAGCCTTTGAATTTGAGTGTTTACAACGTGCAGGCCACCAACATTCCACCTAAAGAAACATTGGTTTACTCAAAGCAAACCCAAACCACTAGCACCGGTGGACACGAACGTGATG CTCATGCTACGGATTATTACG ACGAATACAATCTAAATCCGGGTTTAGAGTGGGAGGATGAATTCACAG ATGACGAAGAGAGTTCTCTGCCACATCTGGAGCATGGTTTCACTTCGAAGTTGCCACCCGGCTACTTGACGCACGGTCTGCCAACTGTGAAGGATGTAGCACCGGCCATAACACCGCTGGAGCAGAAGAAGGAACAGGAGGAGAAAAAGGAGA TTAAGGAACTTTCGGAGGAGCAGAAGCAGATGATCATACTTACCGATGAGTTTCAACATTTCATGCTACGCGCCGGACGCATCGTTGAGCGCGCACTCTCCGAGAGTGTTGACATTTACACGGATTACATTGGCGCCGGCGACAATGAAGATACGAACGATGAGAAAACACACGCACGATTGTCGCTGAATCGGGTCTTCTACGATGAACGTTGGTCGAAGAATCGTTGCATCACCTGCATGGATTGGTCAACACATTTCCCTGAATTGGTAGCCGCCTCGTATCACAATAACGAGGAGAGCCCCAACGAACCGGACGGTGTTGTTATGGTTTGGAATACGAAGTACAAGAAGCATACACCTGAAGATATTTTCCACTGTCAAAGCGCTGTGATGTCAACATGTTTTGCTAAGTTTAATCCTAATTTAATATTGGGCGGCACTTACTCGGGTCAGATTGTGCTTTGGGATAATCGTGTGCAAAAACGCACACCAATGCAACGAACGCCATTAAGCGCCGCTGCACATACACATCCAGTCTATTGTCTGCAAGTGGTTGGCACACAAAATGCTCACAATGTCATCTCTATCTCTTCGGATGGCAAGCTGTGCTCTTGGAGTTTGGATATGTTATCGCATCCACAGGACACTTTGGAGTTGCAACAGCAACGTCCATCGAAATCGATTGCAGTCACATGTATGGCATTCCCGGCGAATGAGATTAACAATTTGGTGATGGGCAGTGAGGATGGTTATGTGTACTCAG CTTGTCGCCATGGTTCGCGCACTGGCGTAAATGAAGTCTTCGAAAAACACTTGGGACCGGTAACAGGAATCTCCACGCACTACAACCAATCGTCGCCTGATTTTGGACATCTCTTCCTAACTTCCTCCATCGATTGGACTATTAAACTCTGGTCTATGAAG GACACTAAACCCTTATACTCATTTGAGGATAATTCAGACTATGTCATGGATGTCGCATGGTCGCCCATTCATCCGGCACTGTTTGCTGCTGTCGATGGTAGCGGTCGTCTTGATTTATGGAATCTAAATCAAGATACTGAAGTACCCACAGCATCTGTTATGGTTGGTGGTGCGCCAGCGCTTAATCGTGTATCGTGGACACCGTCTGGGCTGCATGTGACCATCGGCGATGATACAGGCAAACTGTACGTTTACGATGTCACTGATCATTTGGCGCAGCCGTCACGTGATGAATGGTCGCGTTTCAATGCGACACTCAATGAGCTCAAAATGAATCAAAGCGATGATgtttaa
- the LOC126757950 gene encoding cytoplasmic dynein 1 intermediate chain isoform X10, protein MDRKAELERKKAKLAALREEKDRRRREKEMKDMEEAAGRIGGGVGIDKDQRKDLDEMLSSLGVAPVSEVLSSLSSVNSLTSDNSNTQTPDASLQANMNGVGGGKKQPLNLSVYNVQATNIPPKETLVYSKQTQTTSTGGHERDGYMEDWWRPRKAHATDYYDEYNLNPGLEWEDEFTGDDEESSLPHLEHGFTSKLPPGYLTHGLPTVKDVAPAITPLEQKKEQEEKKEIKELSEEQKQMIILTDEFQHFMLRAGRIVERALSESVDIYTDYIGAGDNEDTNDEKTHARLSLNRVFYDERWSKNRCITCMDWSTHFPELVAASYHNNEESPNEPDGVVMVWNTKYKKHTPEDIFHCQSAVMSTCFAKFNPNLILGGTYSGQIVLWDNRVQKRTPMQRTPLSAAAHTHPVYCLQVVGTQNAHNVISISSDGKLCSWSLDMLSHPQDTLELQQQRPSKSIAVTCMAFPANEINNLVMGSEDGYVYSACRHGSRTGVNEVFEKHLGPVTGISTHYNQSSPDFGHLFLTSSIDWTIKLWSMKDTKPLYSFEDNSDYVMDVAWSPIHPALFAAVDGSGRLDLWNLNQDTEVPTASVMVGGAPALNRVSWTPSGLHVTIGDDTGKLYVYDVTDHLAQPSRDEWSRFNATLNELKMNQSDDV, encoded by the exons ATGGATCGCAAAGCTGAGCTGGAACGTAAAAAGGCCAAATTGGCCGCCCTCCGTGAGGAGAAGGACCGTCGTAGGCGTGAAAAAGAAATGAAGGATATGGAAGAAGCGGCTGGGCGCATAGGTGGTGGTGTCGGCATTGACAAGGATCAACGAAA agattTGGATGAAATGCTATCCTCACTGGGAGTTGCGCCCGTATCGGAGGTATTGTCATCTTTGTCATCCGTTAACTCTCTAACATCGGACAACTCCAACACTCAAACGCCGGACGCAAGTCTACAAGCAAATATGAATGGTGTTGG CGGTGGCAAAAAGCAGCCTTTGAATTTGAGTGTTTACAACGTGCAGGCCACCAACATTCCACCTAAAGAAACATTGGTTTACTCAAAGCAAACCCAAACCACTAGCACCGGTGGACACGAACGTGATG GATACATGGAGGATTGGTGGAGACCACGCAAAG CTCATGCTACGGATTATTACG ACGAATACAATCTAAATCCGGGTTTAGAGTGGGAGGATGAATTCACAG GAGATGACGAAGAGAGTTCTCTGCCACATCTGGAGCATGGTTTCACTTCGAAGTTGCCACCCGGCTACTTGACGCACGGTCTGCCAACTGTGAAGGATGTAGCACCGGCCATAACACCGCTGGAGCAGAAGAAGGAACAGGAGGAGAAAAAGGAGA TTAAGGAACTTTCGGAGGAGCAGAAGCAGATGATCATACTTACCGATGAGTTTCAACATTTCATGCTACGCGCCGGACGCATCGTTGAGCGCGCACTCTCCGAGAGTGTTGACATTTACACGGATTACATTGGCGCCGGCGACAATGAAGATACGAACGATGAGAAAACACACGCACGATTGTCGCTGAATCGGGTCTTCTACGATGAACGTTGGTCGAAGAATCGTTGCATCACCTGCATGGATTGGTCAACACATTTCCCTGAATTGGTAGCCGCCTCGTATCACAATAACGAGGAGAGCCCCAACGAACCGGACGGTGTTGTTATGGTTTGGAATACGAAGTACAAGAAGCATACACCTGAAGATATTTTCCACTGTCAAAGCGCTGTGATGTCAACATGTTTTGCTAAGTTTAATCCTAATTTAATATTGGGCGGCACTTACTCGGGTCAGATTGTGCTTTGGGATAATCGTGTGCAAAAACGCACACCAATGCAACGAACGCCATTAAGCGCCGCTGCACATACACATCCAGTCTATTGTCTGCAAGTGGTTGGCACACAAAATGCTCACAATGTCATCTCTATCTCTTCGGATGGCAAGCTGTGCTCTTGGAGTTTGGATATGTTATCGCATCCACAGGACACTTTGGAGTTGCAACAGCAACGTCCATCGAAATCGATTGCAGTCACATGTATGGCATTCCCGGCGAATGAGATTAACAATTTGGTGATGGGCAGTGAGGATGGTTATGTGTACTCAG CTTGTCGCCATGGTTCGCGCACTGGCGTAAATGAAGTCTTCGAAAAACACTTGGGACCGGTAACAGGAATCTCCACGCACTACAACCAATCGTCGCCTGATTTTGGACATCTCTTCCTAACTTCCTCCATCGATTGGACTATTAAACTCTGGTCTATGAAG GACACTAAACCCTTATACTCATTTGAGGATAATTCAGACTATGTCATGGATGTCGCATGGTCGCCCATTCATCCGGCACTGTTTGCTGCTGTCGATGGTAGCGGTCGTCTTGATTTATGGAATCTAAATCAAGATACTGAAGTACCCACAGCATCTGTTATGGTTGGTGGTGCGCCAGCGCTTAATCGTGTATCGTGGACACCGTCTGGGCTGCATGTGACCATCGGCGATGATACAGGCAAACTGTACGTTTACGATGTCACTGATCATTTGGCGCAGCCGTCACGTGATGAATGGTCGCGTTTCAATGCGACACTCAATGAGCTCAAAATGAATCAAAGCGATGATgtttaa
- the LOC126757950 gene encoding cytoplasmic dynein 1 intermediate chain isoform X2, which produces MDRKAELERKKAKLAALREEKDRRRREKEMKDMEEAAGRIGGGVGIDKDQRKDLDEMLSSLGVAPVSEVLSSLSSVNSLTSDNSNTQTPDASLQANMNGVGGGKKQPLNLSVYNVQATNIPPKETLVYSKQTQTTSTGGHERDVLSCHSSPLSGYMEDWWRPRKAHATDYYDEYNLNPGLEWEDEFTDDEESSLPHLEHGFTSKLPPGYLTHGLPTVKDVAPAITPLEQKKEQEEKKEIKELSEEQKQMIILTDEFQHFMLRAGRIVERALSESVDIYTDYIGAGDNEDTNDEKTHARLSLNRVFYDERWSKNRCITCMDWSTHFPELVAASYHNNEESPNEPDGVVMVWNTKYKKHTPEDIFHCQSAVMSTCFAKFNPNLILGGTYSGQIVLWDNRVQKRTPMQRTPLSAAAHTHPVYCLQVVGTQNAHNVISISSDGKLCSWSLDMLSHPQDTLELQQQRPSKSIAVTCMAFPANEINNLVMGSEDGYVYSACRHGSRTGVNEVFEKHLGPVTGISTHYNQSSPDFGHLFLTSSIDWTIKLWSMKDTKPLYSFEDNSDYVMDVAWSPIHPALFAAVDGSGRLDLWNLNQDTEVPTASVMVGGAPALNRVSWTPSGLHVTIGDDTGKLYVYDVTDHLAQPSRDEWSRFNATLNELKMNQSDDV; this is translated from the exons ATGGATCGCAAAGCTGAGCTGGAACGTAAAAAGGCCAAATTGGCCGCCCTCCGTGAGGAGAAGGACCGTCGTAGGCGTGAAAAAGAAATGAAGGATATGGAAGAAGCGGCTGGGCGCATAGGTGGTGGTGTCGGCATTGACAAGGATCAACGAAA agattTGGATGAAATGCTATCCTCACTGGGAGTTGCGCCCGTATCGGAGGTATTGTCATCTTTGTCATCCGTTAACTCTCTAACATCGGACAACTCCAACACTCAAACGCCGGACGCAAGTCTACAAGCAAATATGAATGGTGTTGG CGGTGGCAAAAAGCAGCCTTTGAATTTGAGTGTTTACAACGTGCAGGCCACCAACATTCCACCTAAAGAAACATTGGTTTACTCAAAGCAAACCCAAACCACTAGCACCGGTGGACACGAACGTGATG tTCTTTCTTGCCACTCCTCACCTCTATCAGGATACATGGAGGATTGGTGGAGACCACGCAAAG CTCATGCTACGGATTATTACG ACGAATACAATCTAAATCCGGGTTTAGAGTGGGAGGATGAATTCACAG ATGACGAAGAGAGTTCTCTGCCACATCTGGAGCATGGTTTCACTTCGAAGTTGCCACCCGGCTACTTGACGCACGGTCTGCCAACTGTGAAGGATGTAGCACCGGCCATAACACCGCTGGAGCAGAAGAAGGAACAGGAGGAGAAAAAGGAGA TTAAGGAACTTTCGGAGGAGCAGAAGCAGATGATCATACTTACCGATGAGTTTCAACATTTCATGCTACGCGCCGGACGCATCGTTGAGCGCGCACTCTCCGAGAGTGTTGACATTTACACGGATTACATTGGCGCCGGCGACAATGAAGATACGAACGATGAGAAAACACACGCACGATTGTCGCTGAATCGGGTCTTCTACGATGAACGTTGGTCGAAGAATCGTTGCATCACCTGCATGGATTGGTCAACACATTTCCCTGAATTGGTAGCCGCCTCGTATCACAATAACGAGGAGAGCCCCAACGAACCGGACGGTGTTGTTATGGTTTGGAATACGAAGTACAAGAAGCATACACCTGAAGATATTTTCCACTGTCAAAGCGCTGTGATGTCAACATGTTTTGCTAAGTTTAATCCTAATTTAATATTGGGCGGCACTTACTCGGGTCAGATTGTGCTTTGGGATAATCGTGTGCAAAAACGCACACCAATGCAACGAACGCCATTAAGCGCCGCTGCACATACACATCCAGTCTATTGTCTGCAAGTGGTTGGCACACAAAATGCTCACAATGTCATCTCTATCTCTTCGGATGGCAAGCTGTGCTCTTGGAGTTTGGATATGTTATCGCATCCACAGGACACTTTGGAGTTGCAACAGCAACGTCCATCGAAATCGATTGCAGTCACATGTATGGCATTCCCGGCGAATGAGATTAACAATTTGGTGATGGGCAGTGAGGATGGTTATGTGTACTCAG CTTGTCGCCATGGTTCGCGCACTGGCGTAAATGAAGTCTTCGAAAAACACTTGGGACCGGTAACAGGAATCTCCACGCACTACAACCAATCGTCGCCTGATTTTGGACATCTCTTCCTAACTTCCTCCATCGATTGGACTATTAAACTCTGGTCTATGAAG GACACTAAACCCTTATACTCATTTGAGGATAATTCAGACTATGTCATGGATGTCGCATGGTCGCCCATTCATCCGGCACTGTTTGCTGCTGTCGATGGTAGCGGTCGTCTTGATTTATGGAATCTAAATCAAGATACTGAAGTACCCACAGCATCTGTTATGGTTGGTGGTGCGCCAGCGCTTAATCGTGTATCGTGGACACCGTCTGGGCTGCATGTGACCATCGGCGATGATACAGGCAAACTGTACGTTTACGATGTCACTGATCATTTGGCGCAGCCGTCACGTGATGAATGGTCGCGTTTCAATGCGACACTCAATGAGCTCAAAATGAATCAAAGCGATGATgtttaa